The genomic stretch catggggtaatgattacaaaaatttcttttttaagtttgaaaatttcattccCCTTCCcattaatttcccttgcaaccaaacatagccggTAGGAAAAAGTAATCTGTCTTATATCTTCCATTTGTGCAAGTGCATATTTCTGGAGGCAGTTTCATTCTTGTAAATTTGGTATAAATGGTCATTTGTCTCTAGGATTCTTTAAGAAAACCAgggattttttattgtttccttCTCCTGTAAAACTGCATTATCATTTCTAGTCAGTGATGTCATATTATTAGCAAATTGTCAAAGGCTTGGGGCACAAAATAATTTCCAGTATGTGGTTTAATTGCTAATTGTTAATTTTGATATCATGAACCAATTACAAGACTTACTAAAATGCTGATTATGTGTATGTGTACCAGCCGAAAGTAAATCTACAAATGATACCAGTAGGGACCAACCAGTTGTCCCAgcagcctcttcttcaactactagcaatggagaaagtttttcatCCACTCCTAAAGTTGGCGAGGAGCTGAAGGTTGCTTCACAGCTAAGAAAATTCACATTTAATGACCTCAAGACAGCAACGAGAAATTTTAGACCAGAGAGTCTCCTTGGTGAGGGTGGATTTGGTTGTGTTTTCAAGGGATGGATTGAAGAGAATGGAACTGCTCCGGTAAAACCTGGGACAGGGCTTACTGTTGCAGTTAAAACCCTCAATCATGATGGATTACAAGGCCATAAAGAGTGGATGGTGTGTTCCTCCTCCAATTGTTATTACTTTCATTGTTGAGTTTTTTACTGCTTGTTTAACTTCTCCTTCTGATATTTATGGATATTCTTATCTCTCCCCCATGTGGCAATTGGCAGGCTGAAGTTAATTTTCTTGGTGATCTTCTTCATCCGAATTTGGTTAAATTGATCGGTTACTGCATTGAAGATGATCAAAGGCTGCTTGTTTATGAGTTCATGCCTCGAGGGAGCCTGGAAAACCACCTTTTTCGAAGTAGGTAACTGCGCATGTAATATTCTTTTACAATTGGACTGGTGTCTTGAATATTAGATATTTAATCAGTGGAACTCTTTAAAATTGAGGTTCAGTTGAAAAGTTGTCCCCTTCTGTTAACATCACACCAGAGGTTGGACGAGTTCGACTGCCTCTGCAGATAAAAGTGGCATACACTTTAATTTTTCAGTCATTCAGAACACACAGatcaattaatggttgttgctatcttccaaaaggaaaagaacaaTGAATGCATTTGACTGTGTACTTGTGTGCTGTGcgtgagaaaatatatatttatcatgGGGGTTCGAAAACTGTTCTTCTCCACTGAAGCTTTTGTTTATAAATTATTGTTTCCCTTTTTGCTTGAATAATTAAGTATCCTCATCCTCTGGTTGGTACATAATTATCGCATCTGTTAGTGCTTTCTGTTCAAGTTTCCATTTTGCAGGTCACTACCTGTGCAATGACATTTTTTGGTCAGGGATATTACTCATTTTCTGGGATATTTGGGCAAAACTTAAAAGTCCTGAATTCTGTTTCTATTGTTAGTGACATGAAGAGGGCTGGCCACGTGATATGGCCACGTGATATGTCAACTTTTTTTGTAAATGTGTATGCAATACATAAACGATATGACGTTGCAGGTATAAGTTAAAGTATAAACatctataaaaaaaaggggagctGATATTTGCTACATTTATCACATGCTTATTACATGGTTGCTAGATATCTAATAGTTCACTCTTGAAGAGCTTTTGGGAGAAATTGATTGCTCTATTTATGGTGTCTTTAGAAGGAGCATGGAATGCAACTGATGTAAGGTTGGTTTTCCTAGGTAAATAACCCCATTAGATTATGCACTCCAGTCCAATATTCAGGTCTAATTTCAGAACAAGGAACCGAGGAAATCCTCACAGAGATAAATTGGGCTGAAATAGAACAATAACTAATAACTCATAAAGGAGGGGTCAATGGACCAAACACACCTGGTCAATTGAAGCTCCAAAACAGTCCAAGATGTTTCCTAGATATGGCTCCAATCAGATTTGAAGAAGGGCAGTAACACAGCAATCAACCATGGCTGAATTAGTGTTTcagcagagaagagagagaaggaggctCCAACAGCCCTGAATTTCTGGTTGAGTGAGCCTCCTATAATCAGGTTCTGGGTTGGGGAGTTCCCAAAGAAATCGATCAGGGTTCAAAACCCTGACAGCTGAGATCGATTTTGGGTCTCCTTAGCTTATCTTCAATCTTCAACTGTAGATGATCCTCAAGGCTTCAAACTGATTATAACTCACTCTCAAACTCTCTCACACACGttagaacaaagaagaaaataagaagaagaggaggatggagttgggatagatgtgggtgggataaTGGCTATTTCAGATTGGGCTCTCACGCACAACTATGaactatctcagctgttgaTCATCTTATCTCAGGAATTGGAGCAACAATGGATGCAAATTATTAAGCTTCATTAATTGTAAAAGTGTTACGATGATCTCTCCTAAATAGACAAGGCACAACCttacaaattagaaacaaaccAAATATGAAACTATCATATAATAGCTTTGGCGACTAACTACTGACTTGTACTCTAAGAAAACATAAGAGACAATACTTGGGACTTCTAGAGGACTAACTTGACTTAGCCAACTTgtagtttgactggtcaaacacACAAAAGACAAAACCCAACTGTATGGAGATCACATGACACACCCTGGAAGCTTCTGGACAGCAGCTGCAAGCTGGATTGATGGCAGCTTGGAGGATCTTCTAGAAGACCAAAATAGGATCAAATCATAGACATAATATGGGGCTGCTATGCTGGTTTGATGGCTGCAAAGGTGGACCATAGGACAAAATTGGGGGTCAGGCTGGCTGGCTTGATAAGCCCGAGGGCTGGTTCGGCTTGCTAggctttcttccttcttctgtaGTGCAGGCCAGCATGGGAGTCTGCATCAACAACCTTAACaaattttagaaattttggGTGTAATTTCCGATTTAGGAGGTCCTGAAATATCTATTCAATGATGCCCCTAAGgatatgtttggtagccaagacaagaaaagaaaagaaaagaaaagaaaagaaaagagaagaaaagagaagaaatcgtgagaaaataaaaagagtgtatggttggttaccaagagaagaaaagaaaagaaaaggaaaaaattcaaaaaattttcaattttaagagagagatagtcacataggaaatcattgtgtaatcattcattttttgtcttattatgttttcatattttctcatgttttcttgtgttttcttgtgtttttggcaagaaaatttttggaggaacaaaataaaatttcacaattcccaagaggaattttgaatttgaaaaggggaatcttctcttgggtgaagacataccaagtgtaaagaaaaattcttaacccaaagaaaaaagtacaaaaagtgtacttttttcttttcttctcttggctaccaaacacagcctaaagtACAACGTGTTGAAGTGTTGTTGATGATAGGTCTCAGATATTTTATACTGGGAATTGAAGGGACTCATGTAAAGATCTTGCTAAAATTCAATTGAAATGAGGGAACTTCCTACCAGATTCACCTATTTAGATCAGACTATGGTAGAAAGTTAAAAAATGACTTTTAACCCTCCTCTTTTCATGTGTATATGTGAATAATTGACGAGGGAAATCGAGATTTCCACTAGGTTTTTTGAGTGACAGCCCAATTTTCTGGGTTAATACCTCAAAATGCAGTCTTTCCAGTTTATTTGTGTGGAACACCTAAGGACTATCTATTTTCTGGGTTAATACCTCAAAGTCTTTCCAGATTATTTGAAACATGTTACAACAGATTAATATAGACAGGTATAATGTTAGTCTGATAAGCTGATTTATGAGACAGACCATCATACATAATGTTAAATTTAATTATAGTTAATCAATTATCTATgtaaaaaatgaattgaaaaaaatatgtaCATAATGATCATGTGATGTGTGAAACGAGTAACTAGAACACATGCTTGTCGTATTTTTATTTCCTATGgcattatttaatattttaaatttaacgTTCAATAACTAAGGATCAAATTTTTGTCAATTTATTATGCAGTTTATACCCTATTATCTAAACCTCGCCTTTTCATTTTGAGTGACTTAATTATTATGTTTTACTATGGTCTTTTTGGATGCTGTTCTTTTGAAGCTGTTTTTGCTACTATCTTATTGTCAATGGTTGATAAATCTTCTGCTCATGatatttctgtttcttcttATACATGGTATTGTGACATCTATGCCCTAATGTGGATTCATGTTTATATTTacaatttaaaaatttcaagAGTTCTACAAGAATAAAAAGTGATATTTTTCCTTCTCAAATCAGAAAAAAGAATTATGCGATTTCTAACTTTCCTGAAATTTCAGATAAAGTGTCCTCAACTTGAAGGTCTTGGAGATCAAAACAGTGAAACATGCTATGGGAAAGCAATGGAATCCCTTTGCATGTTTTGTACATGTGTGCAAGGAGTAACTCACACATTTCTTAGAACATCCTGAACCTTGTTAGTGAAAGCTTACTTGATCTTTCTTTAACTTGAATCCTTAACTAGCATTACGTGCATCCAAGTACAGTGATGAGGTAAAGGTTCCTTCTGAGTATATAATTTTAGATAAAACAGGTTGGTCTTTACTGGCCAATATAGTGAGGACATGCATACTAACATAAAAGCAgcaataatattttaataataaGACTGATGATGATGTAATGAGAACAGtgagaaattaaaaattataatgAAAATAAGAATATTAGTAATGATAATGTCTATTTTGAATACCTTGGCATATTGATGATCAATACGCAATGagagacatatatatatatatatatatagttttgaAGAGCTGTTTATGGATTTTAAAATCTCAtttattggttttatgttaGACTGTTACAAACTAATAATACAGACACTTTTGGTGTTTGGGATCATTGAGGTCGTCAGGTCAATGAGTCGGGAGCACACCCGTCTAATGTTTTTTACTTGCTCTCACAACCACATTTACTCGGTTTCTTAATGAGGACGTGTTACTATCTTTCCTATGCTACGCCATTTCCTTAGCTCCATTATCGATGCTCCTTTTCTTAGTAAGAACTAAGAAACAATTGCTTGGTATTTCCTGAGGTTATTCTGGGACTTACCAGTCTGTTCTTCAGCAAGGGTTTGCTTTTTTGAAAGATAATATCAGAAGGCATGGAATATGTAGTTAATCTCCTTGTTATTCACTAATTGTATGGTTCATTTTCTGTGtttatttttcctgatttttgtTATACAAACATTGTTTTCATCTAACCTTTCTTAACAGTTCTGGCATAGTAATGCTTGTTTTTGCATGGAAGAATAAATTTGGTTCTCCATTGAGAATTGTTTTCAATCAAATATTTCTCTTAGACCTTGGTCTTTTATGTTGTGGATATTTAATGTTCTCTGGTAACAACCATTTCATATGCTGAAGGGTCCCTGCCTCTCCCGTGGTCCATCAGAATGAAAATTGCACTTGGTGCTGCAAAGGGTCTTGCCTTTCTTCATGAGGAAGCAGAAAGGCCAGTGATATATCGGGATTTTAAAACATCTAATATCCTGTTAGATGCGGTATGTGACAAATATTCAGAGTAAAAGAAATCATGTTTTTCCCTTATATTACTTCCTTTTCTAAAGCATGCTTTTCCAGGACTACAACGCAAAGCTTTCTGACTTTGGACTTGCTAAAGATGGCCCTGAGGGGGATAAGACGCATGTATCTACCCGAGTGATGGGAACATATGGATATGCAGCCCCAGAATATGTGATGACAGGTGATGCTCAGAAATTGCGTCTCCATGTTTAGCATTGCTTGCTTTTCTTTCTTGGCATGATTTGTTGCAtatggatatttttttattctgccTTGCAATTTTTGTGCTTATTTGCCATcctatataaggaaaaaaagacaATTAGATGGATGTGTGAATTGGATGATTCTAGTTGTTGAAGtgtttattgtcattttttctaCTCTCAAGTCAATTCTGCAAATATTCTGTTTGCATGAGGCCCAATGTGT from Macadamia integrifolia cultivar HAES 741 chromosome 14, SCU_Mint_v3, whole genome shotgun sequence encodes the following:
- the LOC122061999 gene encoding serine/threonine-protein kinase PBL34-like, coding for MGAGPDAAIQVETWDVGKSKGRKEKDGETEDTGCWIKLRFIGSCISRSKVDTSISGTSTHYAESKSTNDTSRDQPVVPAASSSTTSNGESFSSTPKVGEELKVASQLRKFTFNDLKTATRNFRPESLLGEGGFGCVFKGWIEENGTAPVKPGTGLTVAVKTLNHDGLQGHKEWMAEVNFLGDLLHPNLVKLIGYCIEDDQRLLVYEFMPRGSLENHLFRRSLPLPWSIRMKIALGAAKGLAFLHEEAERPVIYRDFKTSNILLDADYNAKLSDFGLAKDGPEGDKTHVSTRVMGTYGYAAPEYVMTGHLTSKSDVYSFGVVLLEMLTGRRSMDKNRPNGEHNLVEWARPHLGERRRFYRLIDPRLDGHFSIKGAQKAAQLAQHCLSRDPKARPLMSEVVEVLKPLLNLKDMASSSYYFQTMQAERSGSNSNGRNSLRTQAGLLSRNGQPTKGLSVANGSHASPYHRHHQLQQSPKPNGKQP